The Xanthomonas sontii genome contains a region encoding:
- a CDS encoding aldehyde dehydrogenase family protein, giving the protein MSADLLKALGLAATNSGTYLGNGEWSSATGAGVLQPLNPSSNDIIADVQATTEQDYETVIARAQAAFKVWRTTPAPRRGEAVRLCGEALRKHKDALGSLVALEMGKSKPEGDGEVQEMIDIADFAVGQSRMLYGYTLHSERPGHRMYEQYQPLGLVGIISAFNFPVAVWSWNAFLAAICGDICIWKPSNKTPLTAIASMKICNEALRDAGFPDIFFLINDAGVALSERLVEDTRIPLISFTGSTQVGRVVAEKCARRLGRCLLELGGNNAIILDESADLKLAVPGIVFGAVGTAGQRCTTTRRLIVHESIYDTVLATLVKAYKQVEGKIGDPTDPANLMGPLNSRGAVEQFLDSIAKAKAAGGTIETGGTALDRPGNFVLPAIVTGLKNSDEVVQHETFAPILYVMKYSTLDEAIDMQNGVPQGLSSSIFTQNLKAAEKFLSAAGSDCGIANVNIGTSGAEIGGAFGGEKDTGGGRESGSDAWKVYMRRQTNTINYSDSLPLAQGIKFDL; this is encoded by the coding sequence ATGTCCGCTGACCTGCTCAAGGCGCTCGGCCTCGCCGCCACCAACTCCGGCACCTATCTCGGCAATGGCGAGTGGTCCAGCGCCACCGGCGCCGGCGTGCTGCAGCCGCTCAACCCGTCGAGCAACGACATCATCGCCGACGTCCAGGCCACCACCGAGCAGGACTACGAAACGGTGATCGCCCGCGCCCAGGCCGCGTTCAAGGTCTGGCGCACCACCCCGGCGCCGCGCCGCGGCGAAGCGGTGCGGCTGTGCGGCGAAGCGCTGCGCAAGCACAAGGACGCACTGGGCTCGCTGGTCGCGCTGGAAATGGGCAAGAGCAAGCCGGAAGGCGATGGCGAAGTGCAGGAGATGATCGACATCGCCGATTTCGCGGTCGGCCAGAGCCGCATGCTGTACGGCTACACCCTGCATTCGGAGCGCCCCGGCCACCGCATGTACGAGCAGTACCAGCCGCTGGGCCTGGTCGGCATCATCAGCGCGTTCAACTTCCCGGTCGCGGTGTGGAGCTGGAACGCGTTCCTGGCGGCGATCTGCGGCGACATCTGCATCTGGAAGCCGTCCAACAAGACCCCGCTGACCGCGATCGCGTCGATGAAGATCTGCAACGAGGCGCTGCGCGACGCCGGCTTCCCGGACATCTTCTTCCTGATCAACGACGCCGGCGTGGCCCTGTCCGAGCGCCTGGTCGAGGACACCCGCATCCCGCTGATCAGCTTCACCGGCTCCACCCAGGTCGGCCGCGTCGTCGCCGAGAAGTGCGCGCGCCGGCTGGGCCGCTGCCTGCTGGAGCTGGGCGGCAACAACGCGATCATCCTCGACGAGAGCGCCGACCTGAAGCTGGCGGTGCCCGGCATCGTGTTCGGCGCCGTCGGCACCGCCGGCCAGCGCTGCACCACCACGCGCCGGCTGATCGTGCACGAATCGATCTACGACACCGTGCTGGCCACCCTGGTCAAGGCCTACAAGCAGGTCGAAGGCAAGATCGGCGACCCCACCGACCCGGCCAACCTGATGGGCCCGCTGAACAGCCGCGGCGCGGTCGAGCAGTTCCTGGACTCGATCGCCAAGGCCAAGGCCGCCGGCGGCACCATCGAGACCGGCGGCACCGCGCTGGACCGCCCGGGCAACTTCGTGCTGCCGGCCATCGTCACCGGCCTGAAGAACAGCGACGAAGTGGTCCAGCACGAAACCTTCGCGCCGATCCTGTACGTGATGAAGTACAGCACCCTGGACGAGGCCATCGACATGCAGAACGGCGTGCCGCAGGGCCTGTCCTCGTCGATCTTCACCCAGAACCTGAAGGCGGCGGAGAAGTTCCTGTCCGCGGCCGGCAGCGACTGCGGCATCGCCAACGTCAACATCGGCACCTCCGGCGCCGAGATCGGCGGCGCCTTCGGCGGCGAGAAGGACACCGGCGGCGGCCGCGAGTCCGGTTCGGACGCGTGGAAGGTGTACATGCGCCGGCAGACCAACACGATCAACTACTCCGATTCGCTGCCGCTGGCGCAGGGCATCAAGTTCGATCTGTAA
- a CDS encoding DUF4190 domain-containing protein, producing MSQVRETNSLAVVSLVAGILGWTLMPVLGSLGAIITGHLARAEIRRQPQRFQGDGLAVGGLILGWAAVVLAVLAVLAFVLFFGGLAWFASTHS from the coding sequence ATGAGTCAGGTGCGCGAGACCAATTCCCTGGCGGTGGTCAGCCTGGTCGCCGGGATCCTCGGCTGGACCCTGATGCCGGTGCTGGGCAGCCTCGGCGCGATCATCACCGGGCATCTGGCCCGGGCGGAGATCCGCCGCCAGCCGCAGCGCTTCCAGGGCGATGGCCTGGCGGTGGGCGGGCTGATCCTGGGCTGGGCCGCAGTGGTGCTGGCCGTGCTGGCGGTACTGGCCTTCGTGCTGTTCTTCGGCGGGCTGGCCTGGTTCGCCAGCACCCATTCGTGA
- a CDS encoding class I SAM-dependent methyltransferase yields MSRDAAAPRERFSDRVADYVRYRPSYPAALLDWVHGELGVARDALVADIGAGTGISTRLFLQAGHPALAVEPNAAMREAAMALLQDLPGFRAIDGSAEATTLADASVDLVSAAQAFHWFDLEAVRREWARVLRPGGLALVYWNSRLLDATPFLEGYEQLLLEYGTDYSAVAERYHDDATMQRWFGAGLRGTAQFPNAQRMDFEALRGRLLSSSYAPLPGHPRHAPMLDALRALFDRHQRDGVVAFHYRTRAFAGTLN; encoded by the coding sequence GTGAGCCGGGACGCCGCCGCGCCGCGGGAACGCTTCAGCGACCGCGTCGCCGATTACGTGCGCTACCGCCCCAGCTATCCGGCGGCGCTGCTGGACTGGGTGCACGGCGAGCTGGGCGTGGCGCGCGATGCGCTGGTCGCCGACATCGGCGCCGGCACCGGCATTTCCACGCGCCTGTTCCTGCAGGCCGGGCATCCGGCCCTGGCCGTGGAGCCGAACGCGGCGATGCGCGAGGCCGCAATGGCGCTGCTGCAGGACCTGCCGGGCTTCCGCGCCATCGACGGCAGCGCCGAGGCCACCACCCTGGCCGATGCCAGCGTCGACCTGGTCAGCGCCGCGCAGGCCTTCCACTGGTTCGACCTGGAGGCGGTGCGCCGCGAATGGGCACGCGTGCTGCGTCCGGGCGGGTTGGCGCTGGTGTACTGGAACTCGCGCCTGCTCGACGCCACGCCGTTCCTGGAAGGCTACGAGCAGTTGCTGCTGGAGTACGGCACCGACTACAGCGCGGTGGCCGAGCGCTACCACGACGATGCCACCATGCAGCGCTGGTTCGGCGCCGGCCTGCGCGGCACCGCGCAGTTCCCCAACGCGCAGCGCATGGATTTCGAGGCGCTGCGCGGACGCCTGCTGTCCTCCTCCTACGCGCCGCTGCCCGGCCACCCGCGGCATGCGCCGATGCTGGACGCGTTGCGCGCGCTGTTCGACCGGCACCAGCGCGACGGCGTCGTCGCGTTCCATTACCGCACCCGCGCCTTCGCCGGGACGCTGAACTGA
- a CDS encoding YgcG family protein: MRSQAAHAAASVPRGWTPFRLSALLVLALLLWPALGRCAVAIPPYTPNVVDPAGTLSADDTQRINAALQRLRERQHIWGAVYIVPSLQDEPIEALAERAFRTWRLGRQGSDNGLLLVLAMQDRRSRFEVGYGLEGALPDVVARHALDDYLAPRLRQGDTADAIVAAFDFMGRAAAQDPAAVAELAQAADDGMHWQRGAVAWAGLLALVWLLLPLRQAWTGYLRRRLLRRHPRLSDKPEELVQDTARGGFWAWFIRLFLSANPGIFVVLLSARSMTMTVIFLALELLILVLTLAIAAQRYRSPQRYSRFLQALTRRRNALIRKGHIAETAPGVFAYTASYHAAQAARERAAAESAASSSSSSSSSSSSDSSSGGGSSGGGGASSSW, encoded by the coding sequence ATGCGCAGCCAGGCCGCACATGCCGCCGCCAGCGTTCCGCGCGGCTGGACGCCGTTCCGGCTGAGCGCCCTGCTGGTGCTGGCGTTGCTGCTGTGGCCGGCGCTCGGCCGCTGCGCCGTCGCCATTCCGCCCTACACGCCGAACGTGGTCGACCCCGCCGGCACGCTCAGTGCGGACGACACCCAGCGGATCAACGCGGCACTGCAGCGCCTGCGCGAACGCCAGCACATCTGGGGCGCGGTCTACATCGTGCCGTCGCTGCAGGACGAACCGATCGAGGCTCTGGCCGAGCGCGCCTTCCGCACTTGGCGGCTCGGCCGGCAAGGCAGCGACAACGGCCTGCTGCTGGTGCTGGCGATGCAGGACCGACGTTCGCGCTTCGAAGTCGGCTACGGCCTGGAGGGCGCGCTGCCCGACGTGGTCGCCCGGCACGCGCTGGACGATTACCTGGCGCCGCGCCTGCGCCAGGGCGATACCGCCGATGCGATCGTCGCCGCGTTCGACTTCATGGGCCGCGCCGCCGCGCAGGATCCCGCCGCCGTCGCCGAACTGGCGCAAGCGGCCGACGACGGCATGCACTGGCAGCGCGGCGCCGTCGCCTGGGCGGGCCTGCTGGCGCTGGTGTGGCTGCTGCTGCCGCTGCGCCAGGCCTGGACCGGCTATCTGCGCAGGCGTCTGCTTCGGCGGCATCCGCGCCTGTCGGACAAGCCCGAGGAACTGGTCCAGGACACCGCGCGCGGCGGTTTCTGGGCGTGGTTCATCCGCCTGTTCCTGAGCGCCAACCCCGGCATCTTCGTGGTGCTGCTGTCGGCCAGGTCGATGACGATGACGGTGATCTTCCTGGCGCTGGAACTGCTGATCCTGGTACTGACCCTGGCCATCGCCGCGCAGCGCTACCGCTCGCCGCAGCGCTACAGCCGCTTCCTGCAGGCGCTCACACGGCGGCGCAACGCGCTGATCCGCAAGGGCCATATCGCCGAGACCGCGCCCGGCGTGTTCGCCTACACCGCCAGCTACCATGCCGCCCAAGCCGCCAGGGAGCGCGCCGCGGCCGAGTCCGCGGCATCGTCCTCATCCTCGTCGTCCTCCAGTTCCAGCAGCGACTCCTCCTCCGGCGGCGGCAGCTCCGGCGGCGGCGGCGCCAGTTCGAGCTGGTAG
- a CDS encoding ATP-binding protein, giving the protein MDSTDASFLRTLCSLRWLATAGQAATILVATWPLQLPLPQAPLWAGVAVLALFNLYAQLRLRHADSAAPATAFGHILVDVTVLTWMVGWSGGIGNAFGSLFLVLIALAVLALPLRWALAVALACVAGYAVSALFGLPLPHGPYQALDLQRWGMAANFLLSTVVVLVFSTRLAMAMRERERELALLRERFTRNEGIVALATHAASVAHELNTPLATMTLLTDDIAEQSTQPELREDLDTLRELLVQCRERVLALAAPAQRAGGQTVSLAQVLHQWQLVRPTVRLRRNDDAPLQLRMESAIGHLLQVLLNNAADAGERAGHPQVDLNVRVTGSELVGEVRDYGGGFDANQVGLPATLFRSGKPESMGVGLALSHATIERLGGELWTEPAPDHGARVGFRLPLLALETSA; this is encoded by the coding sequence ATGGATTCCACCGACGCCTCCTTCCTGCGCACCCTGTGCAGCCTGCGCTGGCTGGCCACCGCCGGCCAGGCCGCGACGATCCTGGTGGCGACCTGGCCGCTGCAGTTGCCGCTGCCGCAGGCGCCGCTGTGGGCCGGCGTGGCCGTGCTGGCGCTGTTCAACCTGTACGCGCAGTTGCGCCTGCGCCATGCCGACTCGGCCGCGCCGGCCACCGCCTTCGGCCACATCCTGGTCGATGTGACCGTGCTGACCTGGATGGTCGGCTGGAGCGGCGGCATCGGCAACGCCTTCGGCTCGCTGTTCCTGGTGCTGATCGCGCTGGCGGTGCTGGCCCTGCCGCTGCGCTGGGCGCTGGCGGTGGCGCTGGCCTGCGTGGCCGGCTATGCGGTCAGCGCGCTGTTCGGCCTGCCGCTGCCGCACGGCCCCTACCAGGCGCTGGACCTGCAGCGCTGGGGCATGGCCGCCAACTTCCTGCTGTCCACCGTGGTCGTGCTGGTGTTCTCCACCCGCCTGGCGATGGCCATGCGCGAGCGCGAACGCGAGCTGGCGCTGCTGCGCGAGCGCTTCACCCGCAACGAGGGCATCGTCGCCCTGGCCACCCATGCCGCGTCGGTGGCGCACGAGCTGAACACGCCGCTGGCGACGATGACCCTGCTCACCGACGACATCGCCGAACAGAGCACCCAGCCGGAACTGCGCGAAGACCTGGACACCCTGCGCGAACTGCTGGTGCAGTGCCGCGAACGGGTGCTGGCGCTGGCCGCACCGGCGCAGCGCGCCGGCGGGCAGACGGTGTCGCTGGCGCAGGTACTGCACCAGTGGCAACTGGTGCGGCCGACCGTGCGGCTGCGCCGCAACGACGACGCGCCGCTGCAGTTGCGGATGGAAAGCGCCATCGGCCATCTGCTGCAGGTATTGCTGAACAACGCCGCCGACGCCGGCGAACGCGCCGGCCACCCACAGGTGGACCTGAATGTGCGGGTCACCGGCAGCGAACTGGTCGGCGAGGTGCGCGACTACGGCGGCGGCTTCGACGCCAACCAGGTCGGCCTGCCGGCCACCTTGTTCCGCAGCGGCAAGCCCGAGAGCATGGGCGTGGGCCTGGCGCTGTCGCATGCGACCATCGAACGCCTGGGCGGCGAGTTGTGGACCGAGCCGGCGCCGGACCACGGCGCCCGGGTCGGCTTCCGCCTGCCGCTGCTCGCCCTGGAGACCTCCGCATGA
- a CDS encoding aspartate/glutamate racemase family protein, whose amino-acid sequence MKTIGMIGGMSWESTLPYYRHINETVRAQRGGLHSAKLLLHSVDFHEIAQYQRDGDWDAAGAALAASARALQAGGADFLVLCTNTMHCVADAIAAAVPLPLLHIADATADALQAAGIVRVGLLGTRFTMEQAFYRERLQRRGFDVLIPDAPAREDVHRIIYEELCQGVVQAPSRLRYREVIAGLQAQGAEAVILGCTEIGLLVGPADAAVPLFDTTALHARAAALYSLA is encoded by the coding sequence ATGAAGACGATCGGCATGATCGGCGGCATGAGCTGGGAATCCACCCTGCCCTATTACCGGCACATCAACGAGACCGTGCGCGCACAACGGGGCGGACTGCATTCGGCCAAGCTGCTGCTGCACAGCGTGGACTTCCACGAGATCGCGCAGTACCAGCGCGACGGCGACTGGGACGCGGCCGGTGCCGCGCTGGCGGCCTCGGCGCGCGCGCTGCAGGCCGGCGGCGCCGATTTCCTGGTGCTGTGCACCAACACCATGCACTGCGTCGCCGACGCGATCGCCGCCGCGGTCCCGTTGCCGCTGCTGCACATCGCCGATGCCACCGCCGATGCGTTGCAGGCCGCCGGCATCGTCCGCGTCGGCCTGCTCGGCACGCGCTTCACCATGGAGCAGGCGTTCTACCGCGAACGGCTGCAACGGCGCGGCTTCGACGTGCTGATCCCGGATGCGCCGGCGCGCGAGGACGTGCACCGCATCATCTACGAGGAACTGTGCCAGGGCGTGGTGCAGGCGCCGTCGCGGCTGCGCTACCGCGAGGTGATCGCAGGCCTGCAGGCGCAAGGCGCGGAGGCGGTGATCCTGGGCTGCACCGAGATCGGATTGCTGGTCGGCCCTGCCGACGCGGCGGTGCCGCTGTTCGACACGACCGCGCTGCACGCGCGAGCCGCCGCCCTGTACAGCCTGGCCTAG
- the murB gene encoding UDP-N-acetylmuramate dehydrogenase → MSTTAWSLTAQAPLQALNTFHVAAQAPWLLQIFAPEALPEALLAPELAGAALLPLGSGSNMLFAGDAPGVVLCFANRSIDTLEHRADYAIVRAGAGVGWHELVMWSLVQGLSGLENLALIPGTVGAAPIQNIGAYGAQMGEFVHVVEVYDRADARFVRLDAAACEFGYRDSLFKRQPDRYLIAAVEFNLPRLHALRLDYAGIGEELQAMGIATPGAPDVAQAVINIRRRKLPDPDVLGNAGSFFKNPLLPLEQALALQHEHPALPVFPGDDDSQRKLSAAWLIEACGWKGYRDGDAGVSAAHALVLVNHGQASGAELLELARRITASVSERFGVILEPEPRIVGAQW, encoded by the coding sequence ATGAGCACGACGGCCTGGTCGCTCACCGCGCAGGCGCCGCTGCAGGCGCTCAACACCTTCCACGTCGCCGCGCAGGCGCCGTGGCTGCTGCAGATCTTCGCGCCCGAGGCGCTGCCCGAGGCGCTGCTGGCGCCGGAGCTGGCCGGCGCCGCGCTGCTGCCGCTGGGCAGCGGCAGCAACATGCTGTTCGCCGGCGATGCGCCGGGCGTGGTGCTGTGCTTCGCCAACCGCAGCATCGACACCCTGGAGCACCGCGCCGACTACGCCATCGTCCGCGCCGGCGCCGGCGTGGGCTGGCACGAGCTGGTGATGTGGTCGCTGGTGCAAGGTTTGTCAGGCCTGGAGAACCTGGCGCTGATCCCCGGCACGGTCGGCGCCGCGCCGATCCAGAACATCGGCGCCTACGGCGCGCAGATGGGCGAGTTCGTGCACGTGGTCGAGGTCTACGACCGCGCCGACGCGCGCTTCGTGCGGCTGGACGCGGCCGCCTGCGAGTTCGGCTACCGCGACAGTCTGTTCAAGCGTCAGCCCGACCGCTACCTGATCGCCGCGGTGGAGTTCAACCTGCCGCGGCTGCATGCGCTGCGCCTGGACTACGCCGGCATCGGCGAGGAACTGCAGGCGATGGGCATCGCCACGCCCGGCGCGCCCGACGTGGCCCAGGCGGTGATCAACATCCGCCGGCGCAAGCTGCCCGACCCGGACGTGCTCGGCAACGCCGGCAGCTTCTTCAAGAACCCGCTGCTGCCGCTGGAACAGGCACTGGCGCTGCAGCACGAACACCCGGCACTGCCGGTGTTTCCCGGCGACGACGACAGCCAGCGCAAGCTGTCGGCGGCGTGGCTGATCGAGGCCTGCGGCTGGAAAGGCTACCGCGACGGCGACGCCGGCGTGTCCGCCGCGCACGCGCTGGTGCTGGTCAACCACGGCCAGGCCAGCGGTGCCGAGCTGCTGGAACTGGCGCGGCGCATCACCGCTTCGGTGAGCGAGCGCTTCGGCGTCATCCTGGAGCCGGAGCCGCGCATCGTCGGCGCACAGTGGTAG
- a CDS encoding quinone-dependent dihydroorotate dehydrogenase: MYSLARPFLFAFDAERAHALGLRAIELAYRTGTNPLLARTIAPMPTRAFGLEFPNPVGLAAGLDKNGEHIDALLALGFGFVEIGTVTPRAQAGNPQPRMFRLPRQQAVINRMGFNNLGVDALVRNVERARRRRGLLGINIGKNKDTPNEDAASDYLHCLEKVYALSDYVTVNISSPNTAGLRELQEEQALRQLIARLREAQEALAARHGKRVPMLVKVAPDLSDSDIDAAARVLSDLQVDGVIATNTTVARPGLEHEPLGGESGGLSGAPLLGQSTLVLRRLRARLPESIPLIGVGGILSGADAVAKMAAGAALVQCYSGLVFRGPELIGECVEAMRRRREAPSRGDVVVP; encoded by the coding sequence ATGTACTCCCTCGCCCGACCGTTCCTGTTCGCCTTCGATGCCGAGCGCGCCCACGCCCTGGGCCTGCGCGCGATCGAACTGGCCTACCGCACCGGCACCAATCCGTTGCTGGCGCGCACGATCGCACCGATGCCCACGCGCGCCTTCGGCCTGGAGTTTCCCAATCCGGTCGGACTGGCCGCGGGCCTGGACAAGAACGGCGAGCACATCGACGCGCTGCTGGCGCTGGGCTTCGGCTTCGTCGAGATCGGCACGGTCACCCCGCGCGCGCAGGCCGGCAATCCGCAGCCGCGCATGTTCCGGCTGCCGCGGCAGCAGGCGGTGATCAACCGCATGGGCTTCAACAACCTGGGCGTGGATGCGCTGGTGCGCAACGTCGAGCGCGCGCGGCGCCGGCGCGGCCTGCTCGGCATCAACATCGGCAAGAACAAGGACACCCCGAACGAGGACGCCGCGTCCGACTACCTGCATTGCCTGGAGAAGGTCTATGCGCTGTCCGACTACGTCACCGTCAACATCTCCTCGCCCAACACCGCCGGCCTGCGCGAGCTGCAGGAGGAACAGGCGCTGCGGCAGCTGATCGCGCGCCTGCGCGAGGCGCAGGAAGCGCTGGCGGCGCGCCACGGCAAGCGCGTGCCGATGCTGGTCAAGGTGGCGCCGGACCTGAGCGACAGCGACATCGACGCGGCGGCGCGGGTGCTGTCGGACCTGCAGGTGGACGGGGTGATCGCCACCAATACCACCGTCGCCCGCCCCGGCCTGGAACACGAACCGCTGGGCGGCGAAAGCGGCGGCCTGTCCGGCGCGCCGCTGCTGGGCCAGTCCACGCTGGTGCTGCGCCGCTTGCGCGCGCGCCTGCCCGAGAGCATCCCGCTGATCGGCGTCGGCGGCATCCTCTCCGGTGCCGACGCGGTGGCGAAGATGGCCGCCGGGGCCGCCCTGGTGCAGTGCTACAGCGGCCTGGTGTTCCGCGGGCCGGAGCTGATCGGCGAGTGCGTGGAGGCGATGCGCCGGCGCCGCGAAGCGCCCAGCCGCGGGGACGTGGTCGTCCCATGA
- the ispG gene encoding flavodoxin-dependent (E)-4-hydroxy-3-methylbut-2-enyl-diphosphate synthase, protein MYDAVSRPTPPADAAPWARRLTQPVRIGGVTMGGGKPVVVQSMTNTDTADVASSVKQVAELWRAGSELVRLTVNNPESAAAIPRIVDKLRMMGIEVPLIGDFHYNGHQLLAAEPACAEALAKYRINPGNVGFGKKKDTQFAQLIEFALKYDKPVRIGANWGSLDQALAAQLMDENSRREVPWDAGRVLREALIRSALDSAERAVELGLGRDRIVLSCKVSGVQELIAVYRDLAQRSDFALHLGLTEAGIGSKGIVASSAALAVLLQEGIGDTIRISLTPEPGQSRTQEVIVAQELLQTTGQRAFTPLVTACPGCGRTTSEFFQELAKVVQNHVRAKMPEWKVTHPGAESMTLAVMGCVVNGPGESRHANIGISLPGTGEAPAAPVFIDGEKKVTLRGENIAHEFVALIDEYVERTYVRRTG, encoded by the coding sequence ATGTACGATGCCGTCAGCCGCCCCACGCCTCCCGCCGATGCCGCGCCCTGGGCGCGCCGTCTCACCCAGCCGGTCCGCATCGGCGGCGTCACCATGGGCGGCGGCAAGCCGGTGGTGGTGCAGTCGATGACCAATACCGACACCGCCGACGTCGCCTCCTCGGTCAAGCAGGTGGCCGAACTGTGGCGCGCCGGCTCGGAACTGGTGCGCCTGACCGTCAACAATCCCGAGTCGGCCGCGGCGATCCCGCGCATCGTCGACAAGCTGCGGATGATGGGCATCGAGGTGCCGCTGATCGGCGACTTCCACTACAACGGCCACCAACTGCTGGCGGCGGAGCCGGCCTGTGCCGAGGCGCTGGCCAAGTACCGGATCAATCCCGGCAACGTCGGCTTCGGCAAGAAGAAGGACACCCAGTTCGCGCAGCTGATCGAGTTCGCGCTCAAATACGACAAGCCGGTGCGCATCGGCGCCAACTGGGGTTCGCTGGACCAGGCCCTGGCGGCGCAACTGATGGACGAGAACTCGCGGCGCGAGGTGCCGTGGGATGCCGGCCGGGTGCTGCGCGAGGCGTTGATCCGCTCGGCGCTGGATTCGGCCGAGCGCGCGGTGGAGCTGGGCCTGGGCCGCGACCGTATCGTGCTCAGCTGCAAGGTCAGCGGCGTGCAGGAGCTGATCGCGGTGTACCGCGACCTGGCGCAGCGCTCGGACTTCGCCCTGCACCTGGGCCTGACCGAGGCCGGCATCGGCAGCAAGGGCATCGTCGCCTCCAGCGCGGCGCTGGCGGTGCTGCTGCAGGAAGGCATCGGCGACACCATCCGCATCTCGCTGACCCCGGAGCCGGGGCAGTCGCGCACGCAGGAAGTGATCGTCGCCCAGGAACTGCTGCAGACCACCGGCCAGCGCGCCTTCACTCCGCTGGTCACCGCCTGCCCGGGCTGTGGCCGCACCACCTCCGAGTTCTTCCAGGAGCTGGCCAAGGTGGTGCAGAACCACGTCCGCGCGAAGATGCCGGAGTGGAAGGTGACCCATCCCGGCGCCGAGAGCATGACCCTGGCGGTGATGGGCTGCGTGGTCAACGGGCCGGGCGAGTCGCGCCACGCCAACATCGGCATCTCGCTGCCGGGCACCGGCGAAGCGCCGGCCGCGCCGGTGTTCATCGACGGCGAGAAGAAGGTGACCCTGCGTGGCGAGAACATCGCCCACGAGTTCGTGGCGTTGATCGACGAGTACGTCGAACGCACCTATGTCCGCCGCACCGGGTGA
- a CDS encoding DMT family transporter, with product MLASTMAFGLMVVAIRLASAQLSTLQIAFFRNLFGLLFLLPMLLRPGRPLPRTAQLPRYLLRTAIGLVSMLAGFWAIGHLPLSQAIALSYSTPLFATLAAALWLGETVRLRRWLAVLCGFVGVLLIVRPGAAAFSPGTLVAVLAAVMSALVAIQIKQLARVDAANTVVFYTYAFWVPMSLLPALFVWRWPHGIDWLWLLATGLFGTLGQLLWTHALRLGEVSALTPISFTQLPLVALFGWWLFDETPDGGTVLGALVILGANAYIAHREAVLARRAARAGAGTPPTLDA from the coding sequence ATGCTGGCCAGTACGATGGCCTTCGGGCTGATGGTCGTCGCGATCCGGTTGGCCTCGGCGCAGCTGTCCACGCTGCAGATCGCCTTCTTCCGCAACCTGTTCGGCCTGCTGTTCCTGTTGCCGATGCTGCTGCGGCCGGGCCGGCCACTGCCACGCACCGCGCAACTGCCGCGTTACCTGCTGCGCACCGCGATCGGCCTGGTGTCGATGCTCGCCGGGTTCTGGGCGATCGGGCATCTGCCGCTGTCGCAGGCGATCGCACTGTCCTACTCCACCCCGCTGTTCGCGACCCTGGCCGCCGCCCTGTGGCTGGGCGAGACGGTGCGCCTGCGGCGCTGGCTGGCGGTGCTGTGCGGCTTCGTCGGGGTACTGCTGATCGTGCGTCCCGGCGCCGCCGCGTTCAGCCCCGGCACCCTGGTGGCGGTACTGGCCGCGGTAATGAGCGCCCTGGTCGCGATCCAGATCAAGCAACTGGCGCGGGTCGACGCCGCCAACACGGTGGTGTTCTACACCTACGCGTTCTGGGTGCCGATGTCGCTGCTGCCGGCGCTGTTCGTGTGGCGCTGGCCGCACGGCATCGACTGGCTGTGGCTGCTGGCCACCGGCCTGTTCGGCACCCTCGGCCAGTTGCTGTGGACGCATGCGCTGCGCCTCGGCGAGGTCTCCGCACTGACCCCGATCAGCTTCACCCAGCTGCCGCTGGTGGCGCTGTTCGGCTGGTGGCTGTTCGACGAGACGCCGGACGGCGGCACCGTGCTGGGCGCGCTGGTGATCCTCGGCGCCAACGCCTACATCGCCCACCGCGAGGCGGTGCTGGCACGGCGTGCGGCGCGCGCCGGGGCCGGCACGCCGCCGACCCTGGACGCCTAG
- a CDS encoding phosphatase PAP2 family protein, with protein sequence MSAAPGESAAEAAGLRRWLRLNAWRVVLLFAGVLLPLGVFVALADEVHALEDLYFDEPLLWSMRGLTSPGWDRFFTVVTEVGYQYGVIPLDTLIVLVLLGLRRWREALFAALSFIGSALLNMGAKQFFQRDRPSLWESIAPEHHTFSFPSGHAMGSMTLAAVLIALSWRTRWRWPVLWLAGSFTLLVGVSRVYLGVHYPSDILGGWSAALVWVVGLYLLLFRGERRPRWRARRALA encoded by the coding sequence ATGTCCGCCGCACCGGGTGAGTCCGCCGCCGAAGCGGCCGGCCTGCGCCGCTGGCTGCGGCTCAATGCCTGGCGCGTGGTGCTGCTGTTCGCCGGAGTCCTGCTGCCATTGGGCGTGTTCGTGGCCCTCGCCGACGAAGTGCATGCGCTGGAAGACCTGTATTTCGACGAGCCGCTGCTGTGGAGCATGCGCGGCCTGACCAGCCCGGGTTGGGACCGCTTCTTCACCGTGGTCACCGAGGTCGGCTATCAGTACGGCGTGATCCCGCTGGATACCTTGATCGTGCTGGTGCTGCTGGGCCTGCGCCGCTGGCGCGAGGCGCTGTTCGCCGCGTTGTCCTTCATTGGCTCGGCGCTGTTGAACATGGGCGCCAAGCAGTTCTTCCAGCGCGACCGGCCCAGCCTGTGGGAGTCGATCGCGCCCGAGCACCACACCTTCAGTTTCCCCAGCGGCCACGCGATGGGCTCGATGACCCTGGCGGCGGTGCTGATCGCGCTGAGCTGGCGCACCCGCTGGCGCTGGCCGGTACTGTGGCTGGCCGGCAGCTTCACCCTGCTGGTCGGGGTGTCGCGGGTGTACCTGGGCGTGCATTACCCCTCGGACATCCTCGGCGGCTGGAGCGCGGCGCTGGTGTGGGTGGTGGGGCTGTACCTGCTGCTGTTCCGCGGTGAGCGCCGGCCGCGCTGGCGCGCGCGGCGCGCGTTGGCATGA